A stretch of Candidatus Nanogingivalaceae bacterium DNA encodes these proteins:
- the polA gene encoding DNA polymerase I: protein MKKLVIIDGKSVFYRGYYAMKNLSLEDGTPTGGVFGFASLAFEVIRKLKPDYVVVAWDKKGTSTAKRSAIYPEYKAGRKKAPDDFYEQIPLLKDFLKTLGWPLFETDGYEADDILGTLALQANKLGVEANLITSDLDMLQLIDQNTKVFAMKRGFSEIEEFDLEYFEEKYGLKQSQFLDLKALQGDSSDNIPGVPGIGPKTATQLLQEFFTLEGIYENLDKIKPSWRKKLEDGKESAFMSKEIAKIFLDAPVEIDFDAADIHNFNYEEVLKELRKLEFNSLVKKIPKEMRASSVNFENSNQINIFSEPERETKNLDFLPEIKAETFFKKNQKMVFFDLDQDSKQIFASDFENISQFKVEDFLKFQEFFENTKTAFFNAKETFHGLAKNNIDFCEWQEIYDIEQMEFLLNALIRDKTLSGIFGEKINEDEPKNRISAMRIIFEEQQKKLEKVPKIREIAEKLDFPMSRVLFKMEQAGVEICPNIFAKMSENFAGEIAKLESEIFQIAGREFNVASPLQLSKILFEDLALPTKGIKKSKNGFSTGQKELDKLREFSPIIEKIEHFREFSKLKNTYVDALPKLADKNNRIHSTFAQDITTTGRLSSSNPNLQNIPIRSDLGRKIREGFVAKEGNLLVSADYSQFELRLAAVLSGDKNLIETFGKDLDIHAKTASEVFGVPIEDVSKDQRRVAKIINFSVLYGVGAHNLSGTIGVGFYEAKKYIEEYFNAHKPIQDFMDKTLEKAKNEGYVETFFGRRRPTPDINSSNYMIREMAKRAAQNMPIQGTEADLMKRAMLVVDEKITQTGLGEQILQIHDSILIETPEENADKVAEILKNVMEDVAPELPVKLKVEVSVGKNWLKL, encoded by the coding sequence ATGAAAAAACTAGTGATTATTGATGGAAAAAGCGTATTTTATAGGGGTTATTACGCAATGAAAAATTTAAGCCTTGAAGATGGAACGCCAACCGGCGGAGTTTTTGGCTTTGCGAGTTTGGCCTTTGAGGTAATTCGGAAGCTAAAACCAGATTATGTGGTGGTAGCTTGGGATAAAAAAGGAACTTCAACCGCTAAGAGGAGCGCGATTTACCCCGAATATAAAGCTGGTCGTAAAAAGGCGCCAGATGATTTTTATGAGCAAATTCCACTTTTGAAGGATTTTTTGAAAACTTTGGGTTGGCCGCTTTTTGAGACTGATGGTTATGAGGCGGATGATATTTTAGGAACGCTGGCGCTTCAAGCTAATAAACTTGGTGTTGAGGCTAATTTGATTACATCTGATCTTGATATGCTGCAGTTGATTGATCAAAATACAAAAGTTTTTGCAATGAAGCGAGGTTTTTCAGAGATTGAAGAGTTTGATCTTGAATATTTTGAGGAAAAATACGGCTTAAAACAATCTCAGTTTTTAGATTTAAAGGCGCTTCAGGGTGATTCGAGCGATAATATTCCGGGTGTTCCGGGGATTGGACCAAAAACAGCAACGCAACTTTTGCAGGAATTCTTTACTCTTGAGGGGATTTATGAAAACTTAGATAAGATTAAACCATCTTGGCGAAAGAAGCTTGAGGATGGCAAAGAATCAGCATTTATGAGCAAAGAGATTGCTAAAATTTTTTTGGATGCGCCAGTTGAAATTGATTTTGATGCTGCCGATATTCATAACTTTAACTATGAAGAAGTATTGAAGGAGCTTCGAAAATTAGAATTTAACTCTTTAGTTAAAAAAATTCCTAAAGAGATGAGGGCAAGTTCAGTAAATTTTGAAAATAGTAATCAGATAAATATTTTTAGTGAACCTGAGCGTGAAACAAAAAATCTTGATTTTTTGCCAGAAATTAAAGCTGAAACTTTCTTTAAAAAGAATCAAAAAATGGTTTTCTTTGATCTTGACCAGGATTCGAAACAGATTTTTGCCTCAGATTTTGAGAACATTTCTCAGTTTAAAGTTGAAGATTTTTTGAAATTTCAGGAATTTTTCGAAAATACGAAGACAGCATTTTTTAACGCCAAAGAAACTTTTCACGGTTTAGCAAAAAATAATATAGATTTTTGTGAGTGGCAAGAGATTTATGATATTGAACAGATGGAGTTTTTGCTAAATGCGTTAATTCGCGACAAGACCTTGAGTGGTATTTTTGGTGAAAAAATAAATGAAGATGAGCCAAAAAATAGAATTTCGGCGATGCGAATTATTTTTGAAGAACAGCAAAAAAAGCTTGAAAAAGTGCCAAAAATTCGCGAAATTGCTGAAAAATTAGACTTCCCAATGAGTAGAGTTTTATTCAAGATGGAGCAGGCTGGTGTTGAAATCTGTCCAAATATTTTTGCAAAAATGAGTGAAAATTTTGCCGGAGAAATTGCTAAATTAGAATCTGAAATTTTTCAAATTGCAGGCAGGGAGTTCAATGTGGCGAGTCCACTTCAACTTTCGAAAATTCTGTTTGAAGATTTAGCTTTACCAACAAAAGGTATTAAAAAATCAAAAAACGGTTTTTCAACTGGCCAAAAAGAATTAGATAAATTGCGCGAATTTAGCCCGATCATTGAAAAAATTGAGCATTTTAGAGAATTTTCGAAATTAAAAAACACCTATGTCGACGCTTTACCAAAACTTGCTGATAAAAATAACCGAATTCATAGCACTTTTGCGCAAGATATTACAACAACAGGTCGGCTTTCTTCAAGTAATCCAAATTTACAAAATATTCCAATCAGATCAGATCTTGGTCGAAAGATTCGTGAAGGTTTTGTGGCTAAAGAAGGCAATCTTCTAGTTTCGGCGGATTATTCGCAGTTCGAATTGCGTCTTGCAGCTGTTTTATCGGGAGATAAGAATCTTATTGAAACTTTTGGAAAAGATTTGGATATTCACGCAAAAACGGCTAGCGAAGTTTTTGGCGTTCCAATAGAAGATGTTTCGAAAGATCAGCGGCGTGTTGCGAAAATCATTAATTTTAGCGTTCTTTATGGTGTTGGTGCACACAATCTTTCAGGTACAATTGGTGTTGGTTTTTATGAGGCAAAAAAATATATTGAAGAATATTTTAATGCGCATAAGCCGATTCAGGATTTTATGGATAAAACTTTAGAGAAAGCTAAAAATGAAGGCTATGTTGAAACATTCTTTGGTCGAAGGCGACCTACGCCAGATATAAATTCAAGTAATTACATGATTCGTGAAATGGCCAAACGAGCTGCACAAAATATGCCAATTCAGGGAACTGAAGCTGACTTGATGAAGCGGGCAATGCTTGTTGTTGATGAAAAAATTACGCAAACTGGTTTGGGTGAACAAATTTTACAGATTCATGATTCAATTTTAATAGAAACGCCAGAAGAGAATGCAGATAAAGTTGCTGAAATTCTAAAAAATGTGATGGAGGATGTTGCTCCAGAATTGCCGGTTAAACTAAAAGTTGAGGTCTCTGTAGGAAAAAATTGGTTGAAGCTATGA
- a CDS encoding DUF3800 domain-containing protein, with product MVKISIDETGNLGEGGGDYFVIAASVMKTPEAQKKAARLIRKTQKKRFGVFRKEIKFSEMNFEERVDILNQIALIDNVYIYYIAIYKPNAAILRKLPHNLAYNYFSGMLIDRIVSDFNEDIKVVFDQRSTAIKSQNSLLEYITIRAATNPNFNRTIFVTQKDSRSSKRLQFADVIAGAIGSFYRHSGDTSLISIIEPKIIKCHCEEYPEANFINPFLKK from the coding sequence ATGGTTAAAATCTCAATTGATGAAACTGGAAATCTCGGTGAAGGCGGTGGTGATTATTTTGTAATTGCTGCCAGTGTCATGAAAACTCCTGAAGCTCAAAAAAAGGCCGCAAGACTAATTCGAAAAACTCAAAAAAAGCGGTTTGGCGTTTTTCGAAAAGAAATTAAATTTAGCGAAATGAATTTTGAAGAACGAGTTGATATTTTAAATCAAATTGCTTTAATCGATAATGTTTATATTTATTACATTGCTATCTATAAACCTAATGCAGCGATTCTACGCAAGCTGCCTCATAATCTAGCCTATAATTACTTTTCTGGAATGTTAATTGATCGTATCGTTAGTGATTTCAATGAAGATATCAAGGTCGTATTTGACCAGCGCTCAACTGCTATAAAATCTCAAAATTCACTTCTTGAATACATCACTATCCGCGCAGCAACTAACCCAAACTTTAATCGTACAATTTTTGTTACTCAAAAAGATTCGCGTAGTAGTAAACGCCTCCAGTTTGCAGACGTTATTGCGGGTGCTATCGGAAGCTTCTATCGACACAGTGGCGACACTTCCCTAATCTCTATTATTGAGCCAAAAATTATAAAATGCCATTGCGAAGAATATCCTGAAGCCAATTTTATAAACCCCTTTCTCAAAAAATAA
- a CDS encoding FAD-dependent oxidoreductase, with translation MVDLVIIGSGPSALSAAIYAARDGLEVRVFEKSAFGGIVTNSDLIENYPGFDEGISGLELSKKMKVQAEKFGAKFDYGEVLEFSDKGNFIELNIDGGFLEAKTVLIATGNSYKMLGLPREEEFFGRGIHTCATCDGPFYAGKDLIAVGGGNSAITEALFLSKFSKVNLLVRNQISAQEILQKRLFEAVERGKINLFLKTEIKELLFEKTDFGEKIIGAQVQQKTEEGEKTFNIKSAAIFEFIGLNPNSDFAKKSGVETNDRGEIIVNSSFETNIPRVYASGDILENSQKQIVVAASTGVQAAINIANFIHNN, from the coding sequence GTGGTAGATTTAGTAATTATTGGCTCTGGTCCATCAGCCCTTAGTGCGGCAATTTATGCCGCTCGCGATGGGCTGGAGGTTCGAGTTTTTGAAAAATCAGCATTTGGCGGAATCGTAACAAATTCAGATTTAATCGAGAATTATCCTGGTTTTGATGAGGGTATTTCTGGTTTAGAGCTTTCGAAAAAAATGAAAGTTCAGGCCGAAAAATTTGGTGCAAAGTTTGATTATGGTGAAGTTTTAGAATTTTCGGACAAAGGAAACTTTATAGAATTAAATATTGATGGTGGTTTTTTAGAGGCGAAAACAGTTTTAATTGCAACCGGAAATTCCTATAAAATGCTTGGACTCCCTCGTGAAGAAGAGTTTTTTGGGCGCGGAATCCACACTTGCGCTACCTGCGATGGTCCGTTTTACGCAGGAAAAGATTTGATTGCAGTTGGTGGCGGAAACTCGGCAATTACAGAAGCTTTGTTCTTGAGTAAGTTTTCGAAAGTGAATCTTTTAGTTCGAAATCAAATTTCAGCACAAGAGATACTTCAAAAGAGGCTGTTTGAAGCGGTTGAACGAGGTAAAATTAATCTGTTTTTAAAAACTGAGATTAAAGAATTGTTATTTGAGAAAACCGATTTTGGTGAAAAAATAATTGGTGCACAAGTTCAGCAAAAGACCGAAGAGGGTGAAAAAACTTTCAATATCAAATCGGCGGCAATTTTCGAATTTATCGGTTTGAACCCAAATTCTGATTTTGCTAAAAAATCGGGAGTTGAAACGAACGATAGGGGTGAAATTATTGTAAATTCAAGTTTTGAAACGAATATTCCGCGAGTTTATGCATCTGGTGATATTTTAGAAAATTCTCAAAAACAAATTGTAGTGGCGGCTTCAACAGGGGTTCAGGCTGCAATAAACATCGCTAATTTTATCCATAATAATTAA
- a CDS encoding FKBP-type peptidyl-prolyl cis-trans isomerase codes for MANKKNSLQTGTPTWLRVSIWGILILTIVSTVALYASSFLQTKTQQEDQKKQSQLLKTYQEYQKKVEAQAKELSAKYYDTFKEYEKTPSAFNAASVKELSKVDLKEGDGAEITDSTTKFQAYYIGWKPDGTVFDSSFSNGSLKSPVVFKKDNNEWNVIKGWSEGLKGMKVGGVRELTIPADKAYGAQGSPNSEDSSKSIAPNTPLKFIVMLIPDFEEVPQPDLQGIE; via the coding sequence ATGGCAAATAAGAAAAATTCATTACAAACTGGAACACCAACTTGGTTACGCGTATCGATTTGGGGAATTCTAATTTTAACAATAGTTTCAACAGTTGCGCTTTATGCTTCATCATTCTTGCAAACTAAAACTCAACAAGAAGATCAAAAAAAGCAATCACAACTTTTGAAAACTTACCAAGAATATCAAAAGAAAGTTGAAGCTCAAGCTAAAGAACTTTCAGCAAAATATTACGATACTTTTAAAGAGTATGAAAAAACTCCAAGTGCATTTAATGCTGCAAGTGTAAAAGAACTTTCAAAGGTAGATTTAAAAGAAGGTGATGGTGCAGAAATTACCGACTCAACAACGAAATTCCAGGCTTACTATATTGGCTGGAAGCCTGATGGAACAGTGTTCGATAGTAGCTTTTCGAATGGTAGTTTAAAGTCCCCAGTTGTCTTTAAGAAGGATAATAATGAATGGAATGTCATTAAAGGTTGGAGTGAAGGTTTGAAAGGAATGAAAGTTGGCGGAGTTCGCGAATTAACAATTCCTGCAGATAAAGCTTATGGTGCTCAAGGATCGCCTAACAGTGAAGATTCTTCAAAGAGTATCGCTCCGAATACACCTTTGAAATTTATCGTGATGTTAATTCCGGATTTTGAGGAAGTTCCGCAGCCAGACTTGCAAGGTATTGAATAG
- the pheT gene encoding phenylalanine--tRNA ligase subunit beta, translating to MIISVNWLKKFVPDLPEIDELSKLIGARLVEIESIENLNEKYKDVVIARVISAKKVEGSDHLNLCKIDDGGKRDGVERDENGFVQVVCGAPNVREGLFVAWLPPKAIVPETFGGENFQLSARKLMGNMSNGMIASLRELGLGDEHDGILEISPEAFENGLQAGDSFTEKFELNDYLLEVENKSLTHRPDCFGIIGFAREVAGILGQKFVEPDFIKQSDFGFEVNNDKSIVIDAQDSEICERYTAAIFDVSDILKNPNLTLEKTYLLRSGMRPIDTITDLANELMLETGQPLHTFDFDKLVEINGSENVKMTVRKAFENEELELLDGRKIKMSQNDIVIATGENGENAVALAGAMGGKSTEIDENTTRILVESATFNLYNLRNTQMRHGIFSEAITRFTKGVPEMMSRKVLDLFGVQLLALGGKSLSEIADSKGDFYYNKSEISVSKDKINQILGTNFSSEEIRKTLENVGILTKNDNSEIFVVPFWRNDLHIEEDLIEEVGRLNGYDNIKLQLPKRTFRAVKKAKIDLLQSEIREILVSSGANEILTYTFVHGDLLKKAGQDPKNAYKIVNSISPELQYYRQTLMPSLLSKVNQNIRAGFSEFAIFEMNKITEKTLGLNEENVPFEQKKLAFIYTKSKGENTFFEAKNYADFLFKKLGLKVKFIKFDLSKSPLSTEFEPKRSALIQVSNSEGEKTLGVIGEFKKKIQKALKLPESTAGFELDLGILLENTGRTSVKIKDFSKFQSVERDISINVDESRQFAEIFDIFKDISSEFKGVEIETSPIDMFNNGDGTKNISIRFKITPFEKTLNGDEIRDIMQKIEEKAVKNGGKII from the coding sequence ATGATAATTTCAGTAAATTGGCTTAAAAAGTTTGTTCCAGATTTGCCAGAGATTGATGAGCTTTCGAAATTGATTGGCGCACGGTTAGTTGAGATTGAAAGTATTGAAAATTTAAACGAAAAATATAAAGATGTAGTTATCGCGCGCGTAATTTCAGCTAAAAAAGTTGAAGGTAGCGATCATTTGAATTTGTGTAAAATCGATGACGGCGGTAAGCGTGACGGTGTTGAACGTGACGAAAACGGGTTTGTTCAAGTAGTTTGTGGTGCGCCAAACGTAAGAGAAGGCCTTTTTGTAGCTTGGTTGCCACCTAAAGCAATCGTTCCAGAAACTTTTGGTGGTGAAAATTTCCAGCTTAGCGCTCGAAAACTAATGGGTAACATGAGCAATGGTATGATTGCGAGCTTGCGCGAACTTGGCTTGGGTGATGAGCATGACGGAATTCTAGAGATTTCACCAGAAGCTTTCGAAAATGGTCTTCAGGCAGGTGATTCTTTTACAGAGAAATTTGAACTTAATGATTATCTTCTTGAGGTCGAAAACAAAAGCTTAACGCATCGACCTGACTGTTTTGGAATTATTGGATTTGCGCGTGAAGTTGCTGGTATTTTGGGGCAGAAATTTGTTGAACCAGATTTTATAAAGCAATCAGATTTTGGTTTTGAAGTTAATAATGATAAATCGATTGTGATTGATGCTCAGGATTCTGAAATCTGCGAACGTTACACTGCGGCTATTTTTGATGTTTCTGATATTTTGAAAAATCCAAATTTAACACTTGAAAAAACTTATCTTTTGCGCTCTGGAATGCGGCCAATTGATACAATAACTGATTTAGCAAACGAGCTAATGCTTGAAACTGGCCAACCGCTCCACACTTTTGATTTTGATAAATTGGTTGAAATCAACGGGAGCGAAAATGTTAAAATGACTGTTCGAAAAGCTTTCGAAAATGAAGAGCTTGAACTTTTGGATGGCCGAAAAATTAAAATGAGTCAAAATGATATCGTAATTGCAACGGGTGAAAACGGTGAAAATGCTGTGGCTCTTGCAGGCGCAATGGGCGGAAAATCAACCGAAATTGATGAAAATACGACACGAATTTTAGTAGAAAGTGCAACTTTTAACCTTTATAATTTGCGAAACACTCAAATGCGACACGGAATTTTTTCGGAAGCAATTACTCGGTTTACAAAAGGCGTGCCAGAAATGATGTCACGAAAAGTTCTAGATTTGTTTGGTGTGCAACTTTTGGCGCTTGGCGGAAAATCTTTAAGTGAAATTGCGGATTCGAAAGGTGATTTTTACTACAATAAATCCGAGATTTCAGTTTCGAAAGACAAAATTAATCAAATTTTGGGAACGAATTTTTCTAGTGAAGAGATTCGAAAAACTCTAGAAAATGTTGGAATTTTGACCAAAAATGATAATTCTGAAATATTCGTAGTTCCATTTTGGCGAAACGATTTGCATATTGAAGAAGATTTAATTGAAGAAGTTGGCCGATTGAACGGTTATGATAATATTAAATTGCAGCTTCCAAAACGAACATTTAGGGCTGTAAAGAAAGCGAAAATTGATTTACTCCAATCTGAAATTCGTGAAATTTTAGTATCAAGTGGCGCAAATGAAATTTTAACCTATACTTTTGTTCATGGCGATCTGCTTAAAAAAGCCGGACAAGATCCAAAAAATGCCTATAAAATTGTAAATTCAATCTCACCAGAATTGCAATATTATCGCCAAACTTTAATGCCAAGCTTACTTTCGAAAGTTAACCAGAATATTCGTGCTGGTTTTAGTGAATTTGCTATTTTTGAGATGAATAAAATAACTGAAAAAACGCTTGGCTTGAATGAAGAAAATGTTCCGTTTGAGCAGAAAAAACTAGCCTTTATTTACACAAAAAGTAAGGGCGAAAATACATTTTTCGAGGCTAAAAATTATGCAGATTTTCTATTCAAGAAGCTCGGTCTAAAGGTTAAATTTATAAAATTTGATCTTTCGAAATCACCACTTTCAACCGAATTTGAACCAAAACGTTCGGCTTTAATTCAGGTTTCGAATTCTGAAGGCGAAAAGACCTTGGGCGTAATTGGTGAATTCAAGAAAAAGATTCAAAAAGCCTTGAAACTACCAGAATCAACTGCCGGTTTTGAACTTGATTTGGGAATTTTGCTTGAAAATACAGGAAGAACAAGTGTTAAAATTAAAGATTTTTCAAAATTCCAATCTGTTGAGCGTGATATTTCAATAAACGTTGATGAATCGCGGCAATTTGCTGAAATTTTTGATATTTTTAAAGATATTTCGAGTGAATTTAAGGGTGTTGAGATTGAAACTTCGCCAATAGATATGTTTAATAACGGCGATGGTACAAAAAATATTTCAATTCGGTTCAAGATCACACCTTTCGAAAAAACTTTAAATGGTGATGAAATTCGGGATATTATGCAAAAAATCGAAGAAAAAGCCGTAAAAAATGGCGGAAAAATAATCTAG
- a CDS encoding aquaporin yields MATKKASSKKASKATSKVAEEIQKTEAIVKTVVKKESNSVSEISKPSFITAVVLEFIGTFLLAAAVIAGQGQPLVVLFALAAIVLIAGKISGAHVNPLITVGAWATRRISTAKALFYIVAQVLGAMIAFVILNAFVSNAPEVSQQAALYGQQKATMFTANVIPHGKELLILASELIGSFLFAFAVASVTSDKKKGSSAVAFGVGGGLFLAVLIAGSLSSVVGGSAILNPAVAFSLQAFTLKGQNVLFAIATYVGAALLGGILGFALDSLIQEASKEEK; encoded by the coding sequence ATGGCAACAAAAAAAGCCAGTTCAAAGAAAGCTTCAAAAGCTACCTCAAAAGTAGCAGAAGAAATTCAAAAAACCGAAGCAATAGTTAAAACTGTTGTTAAAAAAGAGTCTAACTCTGTGAGCGAAATTTCAAAACCAAGCTTCATTACAGCTGTAGTTCTTGAATTTATCGGAACATTCCTGTTAGCCGCTGCCGTAATTGCAGGACAAGGTCAACCGCTTGTTGTATTATTTGCTCTAGCTGCAATCGTGTTGATTGCTGGAAAAATCAGTGGTGCTCACGTTAATCCATTAATTACTGTTGGCGCTTGGGCGACTCGACGTATTAGCACAGCTAAAGCTTTGTTTTATATCGTTGCTCAAGTTCTGGGTGCAATGATCGCTTTCGTAATTTTGAATGCTTTTGTTTCAAATGCGCCAGAAGTTTCACAACAAGCTGCATTGTACGGCCAACAAAAAGCCACAATGTTTACAGCTAATGTTATTCCACATGGTAAAGAACTTCTAATTCTTGCTTCAGAATTAATTGGATCTTTCCTATTTGCTTTTGCTGTAGCATCTGTAACATCAGACAAAAAGAAAGGAAGTTCAGCTGTAGCTTTTGGCGTTGGTGGTGGATTATTCCTTGCCGTATTAATCGCAGGCTCACTTTCATCAGTGGTTGGTGGATCTGCAATTCTTAACCCAGCTGTAGCATTTTCATTACAAGCATTTACGCTTAAAGGACAAAACGTTCTATTCGCAATTGCAACATATGTTGGAGCTGCACTACTTGGTGGAATCCTAGGATTTGCGCTAGATTCATTAATTCAAGAAGCTTCAAAAGAAGAAAAATAA
- a CDS encoding DNA recombination protein RmuC — MEIIPIIIIIALAAVIIFQSIKINKNLNSKNQDQGINLLKMDVIELNKSLNRMRENLDLNLNNFNEKVSEKIERNNVQLQNSMTKQISESAKIVEEVSKRLTKLDETNNRVVNVADELKTLQNALQNPKQRGVLGEFYLAQVLENVLPPNAFQIQYKFKNGEIVDAAIFLDQHKILPVDSKFSLENYNRMIESEGEERKILAKKVRDDLKMRIDETSKYIRPDENTMDFAFMFIPSESLYYDMLINKVGSQGSERDLIEYAFRDKRVIVVSPTSFMAYLQTVLQGLKSLKIEEQSKEIQKRVSQLGTHISKYEDLMQRLGKSLGTTVNHFNNAHKELGKIDKDVVKIAGEDSKSGVEPQLLDKPRE; from the coding sequence ATGGAAATAATACCGATAATTATTATAATTGCATTAGCGGCAGTTATAATTTTTCAATCAATTAAAATTAATAAAAACTTAAATTCTAAAAATCAAGACCAAGGTATTAATTTACTAAAAATGGACGTCATCGAATTAAACAAGAGTTTGAATCGAATGCGTGAAAACCTTGATTTAAACTTGAATAATTTTAATGAGAAAGTTTCTGAAAAAATAGAGCGAAATAATGTTCAGTTACAAAACTCGATGACAAAACAGATTTCAGAAAGTGCAAAAATTGTCGAAGAAGTTTCGAAACGTCTTACAAAGCTTGACGAAACAAATAATCGTGTCGTAAATGTTGCGGACGAATTGAAAACTCTACAGAATGCGTTGCAAAATCCGAAGCAGCGAGGAGTTTTGGGTGAGTTTTATTTAGCGCAAGTGTTAGAAAATGTTTTGCCGCCTAATGCATTTCAGATTCAATATAAATTTAAAAATGGTGAAATCGTTGATGCAGCGATTTTCTTAGATCAGCATAAAATTTTACCAGTAGATTCGAAATTTAGCCTTGAAAACTATAATCGGATGATTGAATCTGAAGGTGAGGAGCGAAAAATTTTGGCGAAAAAGGTTCGCGACGATTTAAAAATGCGAATTGATGAAACTTCGAAATATATTCGCCCAGATGAGAATACAATGGATTTTGCGTTTATGTTTATTCCGAGTGAAAGTTTATACTATGATATGCTAATAAATAAAGTTGGTTCACAAGGTTCTGAGCGTGATTTAATTGAATATGCTTTTCGTGATAAGCGGGTGATTGTAGTGAGCCCAACAAGCTTTATGGCATATCTTCAAACTGTTTTGCAAGGCTTGAAATCACTGAAAATTGAAGAACAGAGTAAAGAGATTCAAAAACGAGTCTCTCAGCTTGGAACTCATATTTCAAAGTATGAAGATTTGATGCAGCGTCTAGGTAAATCACTTGGAACTACAGTTAATCATTTTAATAACGCACATAAAGAATTAGGTAAAATCGATAAGGACGTGGTGAAAATTGCAGGCGAAGATAGTAAATCTGGAGTTGAGCCTCAACTATTAGACAAGCCAAGAGAATAA
- a CDS encoding GreA/GreB family elongation factor: MKDTTKIYLSKQGFKELKKKVAKLEREQKMLEIELRDGDVKEDLLRQNDIFARIDAIRSEINEKNFQIHNAKILPRSKKRNSKVSIGSFVELFDRATGRIMKFRVVESLEANPLIGKISAESPLGKSVLGRTVNEIVSWTANSRNMNMTLVAIG, from the coding sequence ATGAAAGATACAACTAAAATTTATTTAAGTAAACAAGGATTTAAAGAGTTAAAAAAGAAAGTTGCGAAATTGGAGCGAGAACAGAAGATGCTCGAAATTGAACTTCGCGATGGAGATGTTAAAGAGGATTTGTTACGACAAAATGATATTTTTGCGCGGATTGATGCAATTCGAAGCGAAATTAATGAGAAGAATTTTCAAATTCATAATGCTAAAATTTTGCCACGCAGCAAAAAACGAAATTCGAAAGTTTCAATCGGTTCGTTCGTGGAGCTTTTCGATCGCGCAACTGGGCGAATCATGAAGTTTCGAGTCGTTGAAAGTTTAGAGGCTAACCCGCTTATCGGGAAAATTTCTGCGGAAAGCCCACTCGGTAAAAGTGTGCTCGGGCGAACTGTGAATGAGATTGTTAGTTGGACGGCGAATTCGCGGAATATGAATATGACACTTGTAGCAATTGGTTAA